Proteins encoded by one window of Xiphias gladius isolate SHS-SW01 ecotype Sanya breed wild chromosome 15, ASM1685928v1, whole genome shotgun sequence:
- the lcorl gene encoding uncharacterized protein lcorl isoform X1, which yields MATVRCPKCTIERKGFRRELDSWRHKLIHCVGFESILEGIYGPMLLRDLSVFDDCEPEEVDDWSPEASCSQCAFCNIPLDKLSDQVPAATSPLSSPSDHSPCQAPSISESSQSAHRFLQAVFHKKDVPLGCDANIPLVAQELMKKMIHQFAMDYASKCLLHTSTNGVTTRTSSPSLETSDAPLDLTVSRTQEEKESEPELDGVLDLSNRNSACSATSSSSNHKASGSLLPSFMEVLRDLGGNKCRQSSALDAVLSSLCPAHCSLLYQILKLAHQEELLSLLNHRPAGQTESYCCHCGVNPHDNVTPHAVTLSECKAHSSSPYYPLMECDHEGHGSTMYHRGDSKSSCSIHLYPLKECKSEGSLGSSYCCVRRCRMETYTVLCPKRLHCISCQSLAVGRINNIVCSFTSSPPLPKSPSLCTPSSSLCPSSSICCNQHTPHSCPCYSNHACLMQVRNTIERGIVDGDPACPVLKREQSPSPPPLSPIPSDISKKTDEKPPSLLHHRQEEETVKNGLMNASHYEAAIDTAREEELQCRTQRSSQADQNPSGTLLQDVVNRFSEKLETIKPLEKDPPLVSTAVNVSEKEQLQSPSTSQNLQFHADAHLTEIITKVLHKGNGSDYNLSELFNRHDSKEPKSPNTRSRRRQEVLAAIATPADDSSTRRHSLQIKREFAMLDQSCNRRKVPPTKRARLNDGKVTVTTSCVSSESNLVKGESKREIEVGLEPVEKHRVWEGPLDMLSAESNRDEVKDEIQTVILTEETQILKAEEKQREISSEEKDITLSGTQIPTPELQSKYGKQGSKGHSVQTQVMTVAASLAKQCVRPCKEDGEVSCAGSDKNHEEAPSGQSSDSDNRSDEGKDCHSHIRERKKCHSKESRRSRRNIVPPQRFSSYVTEPRKMFFVACFSESIFNQRTRKDKVLTSSTLDALSKDPDAKDTQFESTNEVLLPSPELPTGKLAFESTQREHCGPSYMESKTVAAKENSPAKHSLDIRTDGSDCAAKPFGRLRSSPKRLQVSNVASIMPKNPSNRNVTIKSAPCVEKPPNSQIQYTSPIKLMFVSPVKDKEGVRYSLKSAGSGSSVLAEEPFDPCEVSSWSGTPEKRKSHSTESPTSKVKSISSPLKSATSPARVACSPAKSASSPVKSVSSTPKAASSPNKSASSPHKSATSPHKSASSPHKSASSPHKSASSPHKSAPSPSKSASSSSKSASSPKSASSSPKIGPRRSGEGTPTKRVAGTESQRSPCDLSFHESTPPKRRPGRPKKLGPQLEQKVKRPIGRPRKQKAVDSVIGAKMVSGKSVLASDAEENVNKNLKITVVYGRSRRNKRMVSEGFDQLQTEFHDAWQAVGLKSDLGILMHNSKTSSGSIETTSTELSEDFDFVSPVKESAPQSSSNIKCQKRDDSVPSRKPGRPAKVKISGISVTVTTVSPRQRKIQLNKDTRQSPETLIHKQVLLPEFKPAKEPWTISHQSTNKNCQIEKRIETKDESKGKLPNQAVAVRHSMRVRKPSIHFLHAVATSTSRSYSHSNALLRRSKQLLLNKASNERRKEEQQSSVETSGEKRQLFGQDKRKNSQDLSRVAGVSVDSIFTPKETLRWWAASAEEKTMNQELARRIRLISDTWVSDTVENQEKEIAFNSKLGTKGNNSFTRKSKHSSVVQTLFDCPPNKPRSCSMQQLCSWFMQTTETQSLAIVKKASSRNPYELMHFPRSASKKSVCHSPQAERLRKHIKKFAKTVPKSPLQHQQAQRRLRKKNKAPLPTHKISRQPLTPRFATDRLNEGVQWWRSRAFRKYQATLFRARTRFLTQKERERWQKRQRNTENIKVATSCSNGHAVTGLQPTRKALRRSAKDQLSDCLENSSATSSVDQTQEPVDVPKEQNLCSKAWSPETLKECRVFLRKINSPDNESTEEEWDSCTVTLDDGSPSAYLFAGRERELVGVVKAVKTERKRSMNRRTVSREAAGSAPKSVQEQDEMPVGRQKGKYRSPGVASTEPPQPPPAKMLRQSRMRGLTGPRWCDFVFEN from the exons ATGGCGACCGTGAGGTGCCCCAAATGCACGATAGAAAGGAAAGGGTTTCGGCGGGAACTTGATTCTTGGCGACACAAATTGATACATTGCGTTG GGTTTGAAAGCATTTTGGAGGGTATCTATGGCCCGATGCTGCTGAGAGACCTCAGTGTTTTTGATG ACTGTGAACCTGAAGAGGTGGATGACTGGTCTCCAGAAGCAAGCTGCTCTCAGTGTGCATTTTGCAACATTCCCCTGGACAAACTTAGT gaTCAAGTACCTGCAGCCACGTcgcccctctcctccccctctgatCACTCTCCCTGTCAGGCTCCAAGCATCTCTGAGAGCAGCCAGTCAGCTCACAGGTTTCTCCAAGCTGTGTTTCACAAGAAAG ATGTTCCCCTGGGCTGTGATGCCAACATCCCTCTGGTTGCCCAGGAGCTGATGAAGAAGATGATACATCAGTTTGCCATGGATTATGCATCCAAGTGTCTACTCCACACCAGTACAAATGGTGTTACAACAAGGACCTCATCACCTTCGTTAGAAACATCAGATGCCCCTCTGGACCTCACAGTGAGCCGAACccaggaggagaaagagagtgagcCTGAACTAG aTGGCGTGCTCGACCTCTCCAACAGGAACTCTGCCTGCTCAGCaacttcatcatcatctaatcACAAAGCTTCTGG CTCCCTGCTGCCATCATTTATGGAAGTACTGAGAGATCTGGGAGGGAATAAGTGTCGTCAGAGCTCTGCATTGGATGCTGTTCTCAGCTCACTCTGCCCAGCACACTGTTCTTTACTCTACCAGATCCTGAAGCTGGCACACCAGGAAGAATTACTGTCTTTGCTTAATCACAGACCCGCAGGTCAAACTGAATCTTACTGCTGTCACTGTGGTGTAAACCCACATGATAATGTTACCCCTCATGCAGTCACACTTAGTGAATGTAAAGCCCACAGCAGCAGCCCATACTACCCTTTAATGGAGTGTGATCATGAAGGTCATGGCAGCACAATGTACCACCGAGGAGATTCCAAGTCCAGTTGTAGCATCCATCTCTACCCTTTAAAAGAGTGCAAAAGTGAAGGTTCTCTGGGCTCAAGCTACTGCTGTGTGCGGAGGTGCAGGATGGAAACTTACACTGTCCTGTGCCCCAAGAGGCTGCACTGCATTTCCTGCCAAAGCCTGGCTGTAGGTCGTATCAACAACATAGTGTGTTCATTTACATCCTCTCCTCCATTACCCAAATCCCCTTCGTTGTGCACTCCTTCCTCTAGCTTATGCCCTTCCTCATCGATCTGCTGTAACCAACACACCCCCCACTCTTGTCCCTGTTATTCAAACCATGCCTGTCTGATGCAGGTCAGGAACACAATAGAAAGAGGGATTGTAGATGGAGATCCTGCTTGTCCTGTCCTTAAGAGAGAGCAGagcccctctcctccccctctttcccctATTCCCTCAGACATCAGtaagaaaactgatgaaaagccaccctccctccttcaccacagacaggaggaggaaacagttaaaaatggTCTTATGAATGCAAGCCACTACGAAGCAGCCATAGATACAGCTAGAGAAGAGGAGCTACAATGTAGGACCCAAAGAAGTAGTCAGGCTGATCAGAACCCAAGTGGGACTTTACTGCAAGACGTTGTGAATCGCTTCAGtgagaaactggaaacaatcaaaCCCCTAGAGAAGGACCCACCTCTGGTTTCCACAGCTGTTAATGTTTCTGAAAAGGAGCAGCTGCAATCTCCCTCAACCAGTCAGAACCTGCAGTTTCATGCCGATGCCCATCTGACTGAAATCATCaccaaagtgcttcacaaaggCAATGGTAGTGACTATAATCTCAGTGAGCTCTTCAATCGCCATGATAGCAAGGAGCCGAAGTCACCTAATACCCGTTCCCGACGTCGCCAGGAAGTCCTTGCTGCTATAGCAACACCTGCTGATGACTCTTCAACCAGAAGGCATAGCTTACAAATTAAACGGGAGTTTGCCATGCTTGACCAGTCCTGCAATAGGAGAAAGGTGCCACCAACAAAGAGGGCAAGATTGAATGATGGAAAGGTTACTGTAACTACATCATGCGTGTCATCAGAATCAAACCTAGTTAAAGGGGAGTCTAAAAGAGAAATTGAGGTAGGTTTAGAACCTGTAGAGAAACACAGAGTTTGGGAGGGACCACTGGACATGTTATCTGCAGAAAGTAACAGGGATGAAGTAAAAGATGAGATACAGACCGTTATATTAACAGAAGAAACTCAGATCCTTAAAGCAGAGGAGAAACAAAGGGAAATATCCAGTGAGGAAAAAGATATTACTCTTTCAGGCACTCAAATACCCACCCCTGAGCTGCAGAGCAAGTATGGCAAACAAGGCTCAAAAGGTCACAGTGTACAAACACAGGTAATGACAGTGGCTGCATCCTTGGCAAAGCAGTGTGTCCGGCCATGTAAAGAAGATGGTGAGGTTAGCTGTGCTGGAAGTGATAAAAACCATGAAGAAGCCCCATCAGGTCAAAGCTCTGACAGTGACAATAGATCAGATGAAGGTAAAGATTGCCATAGTCATattagagagaggaagaaatgtcACTCTAAGGAGTCAAGGAGATCAAGAAGAAACATAGTCCCTCCACAGCGGTTCTCCTCCTATGTCACAGAGCCCAGGAAAATGTTCTTTGTTGCATGTTTCTCTGAAAGCATCTTTAATCAGAGAACACGAAAGGACAAAGTTTTGACATCTAGCACTTTGGATGCCTTATCCAAAGATCCAGATGCTAAGGACACACAGTTTGAATCAACAAATGAAGTCCTTCTGCCCTCACCTGAACTTCCCACAGGGAAGCTTGCCTTTGAATCAACACAGAGAGAACATTGTGGACCATCCTATATGGAGTCAAAAACGGTGGCTGCCAAAGAGAATAGTCCTGCAAAACACAGCTTGGACATTAGGACAGATGGCAGCGACTGTGCTGCCAAGCCTTTTGGAAGGCTACGATCATCTCCAAAAAGACTACAGGTCTCAAATGTAGCTTCAATAATGCCCAAAAACCCATCAAATAGGAATGTCACCATTAAGTCTGCTCCCTGTGTTGAGAAACCTCCCAACTCCCAAATCCAATACACTAGTCCAATTAAGCTCATGTTTGTATCACCAGTTAAGGATAAGGAAGGAGTCAGATATAGTCTCAAATCAGCAGGCTCTGGTTCTAGTGTTCTAGCAGAGGAACCCTTTGACCCATGTGAAGTGTCTTCATGGTCAGGGACACCTGAGAAACGCAAAAGCCACAGCACTGAGTCTCCTACTTCAAAAGTAAAATCTATTTCCTCACCACTAAAGTCTGCTACCTCACCTGCAAGAGTTGCTTGTTCACCAGCCAAGTCAGCTTCTTCACCAGTCAAGTCAGTCTCCTCAACACCCAAAGCAGCTTCTTCGCCAAACAAGTCAGCGTCTTCACCACACAAGTCAGCCACTTCACCACACAAGTCGGCATCTTCACCACACAAGTCGGCATCTTCACCACACAAGTCAGCATCTTCACCACACAAGTCAGCTCCTTCGCCAAGCAAGTCTGCATCTTCATCATCCAAGTCTGCCTCTTCACCTAAGTCAGCTTCCTCATCACCTAAAATAGGTCCCAGAAGATCAGGCGAAGGTACTCCAACTAAGCGTGTAGCTGGAACTGAGAGCCAGAGATCACCATGTGACTTATCTTTTCATGAATCAACTCCTCCAAAAAGGCGTCCAGGCCGGCCAAAGAAACTGGGACCACAGCTGGAGCAAAAAGTGAAGAGGCCAATTGGTCGACCACGCAAGCAGAAGGCTGTGGATTCAGTAATTGGGGCAAAAATGGTAAGTGGAAAATCTGTTTTAGCATCTGACGCTGAGGAGAATGTAAACAAGAACCTCAAAATAACAGTTGTGTATGGCCGTTCAAGGAGAAACAAACGAATGGTGTCTGAGGGCTTTGACCAGCTGCAAACAGAATTCCATGATGCTTGGCAAGCAGTGGGCCTTAAAAGTGACTTGGGCATTTTAATGCACAACTCTAAGACCAGCTCAGGTAGTATTGAAACCACCTCAACAGAATTGTCAGAGGATTTCGATTTTGTCAGCCCTGTGAAAGAGTCTGCCCCTCAATCCAGCAGTAACATCAAATGTCAGAAGCGGGATGATTCTGTACCCTCAAGGAAACCAGGTAGACCTGCAAAAGTTAAAATCTCTGGAATCTCAGTCACAGTAACCACAGTGTCACCTCGGCAACGCAAAATTCAGTTAAATAAGGATACTCGGCAGTCTCCTGAAACACTAATTCATAAGCAAGTACTTCTGCCAGAATTTAAACCTGCCAAGGAACCCTGGACAATCAGTCATCagtcaacaaacaaaaactgtcaaatagaGAAAAGGATAGAAACAAAGGATGAAAGTAAAGGCAAACTCCCCAATCAGGCTGTAGCAGTGCGTCACTCAATGAGAGTGAGAAAGCCCTCGATCCACTTTCTGCATGCTGTCGCCACCTCCACCTCTAGATCATACAGCCACAGTAATGCTCTGCTACGGCGCTCTAAACAACTTCTGCTAAATAAGGCCAGCaatgaaaggagaaaggaggaacAACAGAGTAGTGTAGAAACttcaggggaaaaaagacagCTCTTTGGACAAGACAAGAGGAAGAACTCTCAGGACCTGAGCAGAGTGGCAGGAGTATCTGTAGACTCAATCTTTACCCCAAAAGAGACACTAAGGTGGTGGGCAGCATCGGCTGAGGAAAAGACAATGAACCAGGAGCTTGCCAGGCGAATACGACTCATCTCTGACACCTGGGTGTCAGACACTGTGGAGaaccaagaaaaagaaattgccTTTAATTCGAAATTAGGCACTAAAGGCAACAATTCATTTACCAGGAAGTCAAAACATTCCTCTGTGGTTCAAACATTGTTCGATTGTCCTCCTAACAAGCCACGGTCCTGTAGCATGCAGCAGCTCTGCTCCTGGTTTATGCAgaccacagaaacacagtctCTGGCTATTGTCAAGAAGGCAAGCTCCCGTAATCCTTACGAACTTATGCACTTCCCTCGTTCTGCCAGTAAAAAAAGTGTTTGCCACAGTCCTCAGGCAGAGCGACTCCGCAAACACATCAAGAAGTTTGCTAAAACTGTGCCAAAAAGTCCTTTGCAACATCAACAGGCTCAAAGAAGGTTGAGGAAGAAGAATAAGGCACCTCTGCCAACACATAAAATTAGTCGACAACCTCTCACGCCTAGGTTTGCAACAGACAGGCTCAATGAAGGAGTCCAATGGTGGAGAAGCAGAGCATTCAGAAAATACCAGGCCACTTTATTTAGAGCGAGGACAAGGTTCCTAACccagaaagaaagggagaggtggcaaaagagacagagaaatacGGAAAACATTAAAGTAGCTACAAGTTGTTCAAACGGACATGCAGTAACTGGACTACAACCAACACGTAAAGCATTACGCAGATCAGCAAAAGATCAGTTATCTGACTGTTTGGAGAATAGTTCTGCCACCAGTTCTGTTGACCAAACTCAGGAGCCTGTGGATGTACCCAAAGAGCAGAACCTCTGCTCGAAAGCTTGGAGTCCTGAGACACTGAAGGAATGCCGAGTGTTCCTGAGGAAGATCAACTCTCCAGACAATGAATCAACCGAGGAAGAGTGGGACTCCTGTACTGTGACACTGGATGACGGGTCACCCTCTGCATACCTGTTTGCAGGAAGGGAGAGGGAACTGGTAGGAGTTGTTAAAGctgtgaaaactgaaagaaaaaggagcatGAATAGGAGGACTGTCTCCAGAGAGGCGGCAGGTTCTGCACCTAAATCAGTCCAGGAGCAGGATGAGATGCCAGTGGGGAGGCAGAAAGGCAAATACAGAAGTCCTGGGGTTGCGTCTACTgaaccaccacaaccaccaccagcGAAAATGTTGAGACAATCGCGAATGAGGGGCCTAACCGGGCCGAGATGGTGTGACTTTGTGTTTG AAAACTAA